The Bacteroidales bacterium genome includes a region encoding these proteins:
- a CDS encoding T9SS type A sorting domain-containing protein has protein sequence MNSNASPRSSCWISIVSIYDLLGQRVIESRVDGTEAQLDISALSKGTYILKADVNGELRTSKLIKN, from the coding sequence ATGAATAGTAACGCTTCCCCTCGAAGCTCCTGCTGGATAAGCATCGTCAGCATTTACGATCTTTTGGGTCAGCGTGTAATCGAAAGTCGCGTTGATGGCACCGAAGCGCAATTGGATATTTCGGCGCTAAGCAAAGGAACGTACATTTTGAAAGCTGATGTGAACGGCGAATTAAGAACAAGCAAGCTCATCAAAAACTAA